From a single Bacteroidia bacterium genomic region:
- a CDS encoding TetR/AcrR family transcriptional regulator, translating into MPISQIQLVSSRKQEILQAARRLFSQKGFQNASMRDLAQALDIKPASLYSHYQSKDEILWEIAIRCAREFLETVLPIAHEKTAVQDRLDRMIRAHVEVIIRNLDASAIFFGEWTHLDEPRRSEYADLINRYESAFIEIIQAGMNMGVFRPVKPRFITSMLIAALNWIHQWYRPDGEMTIEDIGNEASRFLLAGLSVSPLSNQ; encoded by the coding sequence ATGCCCATTTCTCAGATTCAATTGGTCAGCTCCCGAAAGCAGGAAATTCTCCAGGCTGCCCGCCGGCTGTTTAGTCAGAAAGGTTTTCAAAATGCCTCCATGCGCGACCTGGCACAGGCGCTTGATATCAAACCTGCAAGCCTCTACAGCCACTATCAGTCCAAAGATGAAATCCTGTGGGAAATAGCCATCCGCTGTGCCCGGGAGTTTCTGGAAACGGTTTTACCAATTGCTCATGAAAAAACTGCTGTACAGGACCGGCTTGACCGCATGATACGGGCACATGTGGAAGTGATTATCCGGAACCTGGATGCCTCAGCGATTTTTTTCGGAGAATGGACCCATCTCGACGAACCCCGCCGCAGCGAATATGCCGATCTGATCAACCGCTATGAATCTGCATTTATTGAAATCATTCAGGCTGGAATGAATATGGGGGTTTTTCGTCCGGTAAAACCGCGCTTCATCACTTCCATGCTCATCGCTGCGCTCAACTGGATTCACCAATGGTATCGCCCCGATGGCGAAATGACCATCGAAGATATTGGCAACGAAGCCAGTCGCTTCCTACTTGCCGGACTCTCTGTTTCACCCTTATCCAACCAATAA
- the paaA gene encoding 1,2-phenylacetyl-CoA epoxidase subunit PaaA: protein MGTRLEDEDPIKVAEFEAKIDAGLKIEPTDWMPYEYRRQLTRMIEQHAHSEIIGALPEGTWITRAPGFRRKLALMAKVQDEVGHGQLLYSAAETLGKSREAMLNDLINGKSKYSNVFNYPAVTWADTAVIAWLIDAGAIVNQVTNSKGSYGPYGRALERICYEESFHLKYGHDTVVHLATGTPVQRQMVQEALNRWWEPIMHFFGPPDKMSQHTEKLVKWKVKLATNDEMRQAFLDMYVPKILELGLVIPDPNLKKNMATGQWEYTEPDWEVFKQVINGNGPCNKERLAVRRYAEEKGRWVRKALLNPKEEYVAPLA, encoded by the coding sequence ATGGGAACCCGTCTGGAAGATGAGGACCCGATCAAAGTCGCCGAATTTGAAGCCAAAATCGACGCCGGGCTAAAGATCGAACCCACCGACTGGATGCCCTATGAATACCGGCGCCAACTGACGCGGATGATCGAACAACACGCACACTCCGAAATCATCGGCGCCCTGCCCGAAGGTACCTGGATTACCCGCGCCCCGGGTTTTCGCCGCAAACTCGCCCTCATGGCCAAAGTACAGGATGAAGTCGGCCACGGCCAACTGCTGTATTCCGCGGCTGAAACCCTCGGCAAATCCCGCGAAGCCATGCTCAACGACCTGATCAATGGCAAATCCAAATACTCCAATGTTTTTAACTACCCGGCTGTAACCTGGGCTGACACTGCGGTCATCGCCTGGTTGATTGATGCTGGTGCCATCGTCAATCAGGTTACCAATTCTAAAGGCTCCTATGGCCCCTACGGTCGTGCGCTGGAGCGTATCTGCTACGAAGAATCCTTCCACCTCAAATATGGCCATGATACCGTCGTGCACCTCGCAACCGGTACGCCTGTACAAAGACAAATGGTGCAGGAGGCACTCAACCGCTGGTGGGAACCGATTATGCATTTCTTCGGTCCGCCCGATAAAATGTCCCAACATACCGAAAAACTCGTCAAATGGAAGGTGAAGCTCGCCACCAACGATGAAATGCGGCAGGCATTCCTGGATATGTACGTGCCCAAAATTCTGGAACTGGGGCTCGTCATTCCCGATCCCAATCTGAAAAAAAATATGGCAACCGGCCAGTGGGAATATACCGAACCCGACTGGGAGGTTTTCAAACAGGTGATCAATGGAAATGGCCCTTGTAATAAAGAACGTCTCGCTGTGCGCCGCTATGCCGAAGAAAAGGGCCGCTGGGTGAGAAAAGCACTGCTCAATCCTAAAGAAGAATACGTGGCCCCGCTGGCTTAA
- the paaD gene encoding 1,2-phenylacetyl-CoA epoxidase subunit PaaD: MFTRDQIFTLLEEVKDPEIPVISLVQLGVVKDVRVEGEKVYVDIVPTFAGCPAIEMMKNDVIKTLSEAGVKELDVQIKYKSEWTTNQISPKGRVLLKDFGLSPPRSFDGELTLEELEYAQCPRCDSVNTRVLSVFGPTACRSIHHCEDCHETFEQMKPL, translated from the coding sequence ATGTTTACCCGTGACCAAATATTCACCTTGCTTGAAGAAGTCAAAGACCCCGAGATTCCGGTGATTTCGCTGGTGCAGCTCGGGGTTGTGAAAGATGTGCGTGTGGAAGGCGAAAAGGTATACGTGGATATTGTCCCAACTTTTGCGGGCTGCCCAGCAATTGAGATGATGAAAAACGACGTGATCAAAACCCTGAGCGAAGCAGGCGTGAAGGAACTAGACGTACAGATCAAATACAAGTCGGAATGGACGACCAACCAGATCAGCCCGAAGGGCAGGGTATTGTTGAAAGATTTTGGCTTAAGTCCGCCTAGATCATTTGACGGCGAACTGACGCTGGAAGAGTTGGAATATGCACAATGCCCCAGATGTGATTCCGTAAATACACGGGTATTGAGTGTATTTGGCCCTACAGCCTGCCGGTCTATCCATCACTGCGAAGACTGCCATGAGACTTTTGAGCAGATGAAGCCGTTGTAA
- a CDS encoding Gfo/Idh/MocA family oxidoreductase, giving the protein MNPPIKVLVVGCGNMGASHARAYHKMPEFQIVGLVARGPESRGRLAEELGGLPQFDSYEKALAETRPDAVSINTYPDTHAQYVKMALNAGAHVFVEKPLAETVAEAEEIRDLAIAKGKKIVIGYILRVHPAWEKFIEIARTLGKPLVMRMNLNQQSHGSTWAVHKNLMNSMSPIVDCGVHYVDVMCLMTGANPVSVNAIGARLTDEIKPGMYNYGHLHVTFDDGSVGWYEAGWGPMMSETAYFVKDVIGPKGCVSIVDKSGTERTGGSDDVDGHSTTNALKVHYAATGADGKFLKPDEMVDTTFEPDHQGLCDLEQAVFLRAIQEDMDMTAHVNDAINSLKIVLAADEAFRTGRTVVL; this is encoded by the coding sequence ATGAACCCCCCGATTAAAGTACTGGTTGTAGGCTGTGGAAATATGGGTGCATCCCATGCCCGGGCTTATCACAAAATGCCTGAGTTTCAAATTGTAGGTCTGGTAGCCCGCGGGCCCGAAAGCCGTGGCAGACTTGCCGAAGAGTTGGGCGGACTCCCGCAGTTTGATAGTTATGAAAAGGCACTTGCAGAAACCAGGCCCGATGCCGTTTCCATCAATACCTATCCCGATACACATGCACAATATGTGAAAATGGCACTCAATGCAGGTGCCCATGTTTTTGTGGAAAAACCACTCGCAGAAACGGTGGCAGAAGCCGAAGAAATTCGCGACCTGGCCATAGCCAAAGGCAAAAAAATCGTCATTGGCTATATTCTCCGCGTACATCCTGCCTGGGAAAAATTTATCGAGATCGCCCGCACCCTCGGCAAACCGCTGGTAATGCGTATGAACCTCAACCAGCAAAGCCACGGGAGTACCTGGGCTGTGCATAAAAACCTGATGAACTCCATGTCCCCGATTGTGGACTGTGGGGTACATTATGTGGATGTGATGTGTCTGATGACAGGGGCAAACCCTGTATCGGTCAATGCCATCGGTGCCCGGCTGACCGACGAGATCAAACCCGGGATGTACAATTACGGCCATTTGCACGTCACTTTTGACGATGGTTCTGTAGGCTGGTACGAAGCAGGGTGGGGGCCTATGATGAGTGAAACCGCCTATTTTGTCAAGGACGTGATCGGCCCGAAAGGTTGTGTGAGTATCGTGGATAAATCTGGTACAGAGCGCACCGGAGGATCTGATGATGTGGATGGACATTCTACTACCAATGCCTTGAAAGTGCATTATGCAGCTACGGGTGCTGATGGCAAATTTCTCAAACCCGACGAAATGGTCGATACCACTTTCGAGCCCGATCATCAGGGACTATGCGACCTGGAGCAGGCCGTATTCCTTCGCGCCATTCAGGAAGACATGGACATGACCGCCCACGTCAACGACGCAATCAACAGCCTGAAAATCGTACTGGCAGCCGATGAGGCATTCCGGACGGGTAGAACTGTTGTGTTGTAG
- a CDS encoding PIN domain-containing protein, which yields MSRIILDTNILVYGLDAQSGYYASAVAILTNPAYELSVPTKVISEFFAVCSKLNVGIADSMKFYQEVQKNTTTLYPTPASLGHFEQLIQKYQPRGNRVFDLEIVSVAMANDIPQIATANLNDFQGMPEIGVLALVAK from the coding sequence ATGAGTAGGATTATCCTGGACACCAATATATTGGTCTATGGTTTGGATGCCCAGTCGGGTTACTATGCCTCCGCTGTTGCAATACTGACCAATCCTGCATATGAGTTATCGGTGCCGACTAAGGTTATTTCTGAATTTTTTGCGGTTTGTTCGAAATTAAATGTTGGTATAGCTGATTCAATGAAGTTTTATCAGGAGGTTCAAAAAAATACCACCACTTTATATCCAACCCCTGCAAGCCTTGGCCACTTTGAGCAACTCATTCAAAAATATCAACCTCGTGGAAATCGAGTGTTCGATCTGGAAATCGTCTCTGTTGCAATGGCAAATGATATTCCTCAAATAGCAACGGCAAATCTCAACGATTTCCAGGGAATGCCTGAAATTGGTGTGTTGGCGTTGGTGGCGAAATGA
- the paaB gene encoding 1,2-phenylacetyl-CoA epoxidase subunit PaaB: MPTSPQSYDPRVNRIELPSQETPYEDGDRLQWQNYEVFTQQERGQQHVHVGAVHAPNAEMALILAKEQFGRREQCANIWVVKSRDIHATSYEDSDMFQHAFDKSYREGNGYKVKDTIETFKRDLFARLEKEDKKSAEPEAAPLEKTRVEKGKAVTVVHLPTIEGKPPRKVIIRN, encoded by the coding sequence ATGCCCACTAGTCCCCAATCATATGACCCGCGGGTCAACCGCATCGAACTGCCTTCACAGGAAACGCCTTATGAAGATGGCGACCGTCTGCAATGGCAAAATTATGAAGTATTTACCCAACAGGAACGCGGTCAGCAGCATGTGCATGTAGGCGCTGTCCACGCTCCCAATGCAGAAATGGCCCTGATTCTGGCGAAAGAGCAGTTTGGACGCAGAGAACAATGCGCCAATATCTGGGTAGTAAAAAGCCGCGATATTCACGCTACGAGTTATGAGGACTCCGATATGTTCCAGCACGCTTTCGACAAAAGTTATCGCGAGGGCAATGGCTATAAGGTAAAAGATACCATTGAAACTTTTAAACGCGATCTGTTTGCCCGGCTGGAAAAGGAGGACAAAAAATCTGCCGAACCTGAGGCTGCGCCTTTAGAGAAAACCCGCGTGGAAAAAGGAAAGGCTGTTACAGTTGTGCATTTGCCGACCATTGAAGGCAAACCACCACGAAAAGTGATTATCAGAAATTAA
- a CDS encoding DMT family transporter encodes MQTGISLTAAHYMRERALMAILASATMAGASGVFIKNIHVAATSMSFMRAIFPTAIVGAIMVSRKQQIFRGNYPFMIGISVLNTLRMYLFFTAFIYTSIANAVLISYTWPIFVALIGSLYLDEKITRRNLVVMLLAFSGIALVYADKPFTFANRDFVGMTAALFTAMIHATSVVVFKKVSGFYSRTEIIFYQNMAGVVVFLPFILINRPVPDGMDVLFGAGHAILLGTFGAYLFFFGLKHLKAGTASTLSYVEIVSALMFSVFLMKETITWNMAIGGLLIISATVLLRKE; translated from the coding sequence ATGCAGACAGGTATATCACTGACTGCTGCACATTATATGCGTGAACGAGCACTTATGGCAATTCTGGCCTCGGCGACGATGGCAGGCGCAAGCGGAGTCTTTATCAAGAATATTCATGTGGCGGCGACCTCCATGAGTTTTATGCGGGCGATTTTTCCCACGGCCATTGTGGGGGCCATTATGGTTTCCCGAAAGCAGCAAATTTTCCGCGGCAATTATCCCTTTATGATCGGGATTTCGGTACTCAATACGTTGCGGATGTATTTGTTTTTTACCGCTTTCATTTACACTTCTATTGCCAATGCTGTGTTGATATCCTATACATGGCCCATATTTGTCGCGCTGATAGGAAGTTTGTATCTGGATGAAAAAATTACCCGTCGCAATCTGGTGGTTATGCTGCTGGCTTTTTCGGGAATCGCGCTGGTCTATGCCGACAAACCCTTTACCTTTGCCAACCGCGATTTTGTGGGAATGACCGCAGCCCTGTTTACTGCCATGATCCATGCAACCAGCGTGGTGGTGTTTAAGAAAGTTTCTGGATTCTACAGCCGGACAGAAATTATCTTTTATCAGAACATGGCGGGGGTCGTGGTTTTCCTGCCTTTTATCCTCATCAACCGGCCTGTTCCCGACGGTATGGATGTATTATTTGGCGCCGGACATGCAATTTTACTGGGGACATTTGGTGCATATCTGTTTTTCTTTGGCCTGAAGCATCTGAAAGCAGGCACGGCTTCCACCCTTTCATATGTAGAGATTGTGAGCGCGCTGATGTTTAGCGTTTTCCTGATGAAGGAAACCATTACCTGGAATATGGCCATTGGCGGCCTGCTGATCATTTCGGCCACAGTTTTGTTGCGGAAGGAGTGA
- a CDS encoding Uma2 family endonuclease: MAVLPVRRLVSVEDYHRMAEAGILTERDRVELIDGEIINMGHIESKCAGHVNKINAILSRLLKKSAVVSVQNPVHLNNFSEPEPDIAVLRPSPDFYISHHPRPEDIHLVIEVSDSSLNWDRENKLPMYAAAGIKECWLIDIAEQEIEIYRTPSDRIYKYREIARENDTITLSDFDLTISVNDIL; this comes from the coding sequence ATGGCTGTATTACCCGTTCGACGTCTTGTTTCAGTAGAAGATTATCACCGTATGGCGGAAGCAGGGATTCTGACTGAAAGGGATCGTGTAGAACTGATTGATGGTGAAATTATAAATATGGGTCATATTGAAAGCAAATGTGCGGGGCATGTAAATAAAATTAATGCTATTCTCTCACGGCTTTTAAAAAAGAGCGCTGTGGTTAGCGTTCAAAATCCCGTCCATCTCAACAACTTCTCAGAACCCGAGCCGGATATAGCTGTATTGAGGCCTTCACCTGACTTTTATATATCCCATCATCCCCGGCCAGAGGATATACATCTGGTCATTGAGGTTTCGGACTCTTCGCTTAACTGGGACAGGGAAAATAAACTCCCCATGTATGCTGCTGCAGGTATCAAAGAGTGCTGGCTGATAGATATTGCTGAGCAAGAGATAGAAATTTACCGGACTCCTTCAGATAGAATCTATAAATACAGGGAAATTGCGCGGGAAAATGATACAATCACGCTCTCGGATTTTGACCTTACGATCTCTGTAAACGATATTTTATAA
- a CDS encoding c-type cytochrome: MDKKLLLFLLAAIFAGCNDPRSVTIEYVPLQLNIQPSSDSLFYLPDDLEVTLWAESPQLFNPTNLDVDARGRIWVTEAVNYRDFNNSPKNHLHFGEGDRVVILEDTDGDGKSDLSKVFVQDKDLVAPLGIAVIGKQVIVSCAPHLIIYTDEDGDDKPDKKEIFLKGFGGFDHDHSLHAVVAGPDGHWYFNTGNAGPHTVTDKSGWTLRSGSNYTGGTPYNKENSGARVSDDGRIWVGGLALRINPDGTGLKVMAHNFRNAYELALDSYGNMWQNDNDDQVVTCRVTWLMEGANAGYFSADGTRTWQADQKPEQPIFSAHWHQEDPGVLPAGDCTGAGSPTGFAVYESEVLGEKYRGMLLSVDAGRNVIFAYKPKPNGAGFELERHDLITTIGGSTEGYKWNEIFEDTRRWFRPSDVVAGTDGALYMADWYDPVVGGHQMHDSIGYGRIFRITPKGKKLTPPALDFTTISGQIEALKNPSVNVRNQGFVLLKDQGDTIVAVIKPLLSDPNPAIRARAIWLLAQLGPEGQTVVEEILKQGKDPLERITAYRALREADPENLLAYAAIAVNDPWPGVRREVAVSLRIMPWERKESLVLRLFDQYEGNDRWELEALGMAAEGGESVIYQKITQNLDPLKWSGTISQIAWRLHPEEAVTALKQRALAEFVISLTERKQAMDALAFIPQREAALAMQEIAQHGGKDIAPLALWWVENRKNNEWQAWAADLPVQADESGGADYRSPDITSLGLGTNETTADEAIWNAAAIAATTGDPAKGKSTFERSCLTCHKLGEQGNDIGPDLSQIHTKFDRISLVDAIVNPGGSIAFGYEPTQIETKSGATYFGFLLSDGNVKMLKELSGERRAIRSEDILKKEKLNQSIMPIPAGLGLKPADVADISVYLLSRK, from the coding sequence ATGGATAAGAAACTACTACTCTTTTTACTGGCTGCGATTTTCGCCGGATGTAACGATCCCCGCTCCGTCACAATCGAATATGTACCGCTTCAGCTAAATATTCAACCTTCTTCGGATAGTCTTTTTTACCTACCCGATGATCTGGAGGTAACCCTGTGGGCAGAATCTCCTCAGCTCTTTAACCCCACAAACCTCGATGTGGATGCCCGCGGTCGAATCTGGGTTACTGAGGCTGTCAACTACCGAGATTTCAACAATTCGCCCAAAAACCACCTGCACTTTGGGGAGGGCGACAGGGTCGTTATTCTCGAAGATACTGACGGAGACGGGAAAAGCGACCTTTCCAAAGTATTTGTACAGGACAAAGATCTTGTCGCTCCTTTGGGAATTGCGGTAATCGGCAAACAGGTCATCGTCTCCTGCGCACCACACCTCATCATTTACACAGATGAAGACGGAGACGACAAACCCGACAAAAAGGAGATATTTCTCAAGGGCTTTGGCGGATTTGACCACGACCACAGCCTCCACGCAGTTGTCGCCGGCCCTGACGGACACTGGTATTTTAATACCGGAAATGCCGGGCCGCATACTGTTACGGATAAAAGCGGATGGACATTGCGCTCGGGCAGCAATTATACCGGTGGAACGCCCTACAACAAGGAAAATTCCGGAGCCAGAGTTAGCGACGACGGGAGAATCTGGGTGGGCGGTCTGGCCCTTCGAATCAACCCCGACGGTACAGGGCTGAAAGTGATGGCGCACAACTTCCGCAATGCCTACGAACTCGCCCTCGACTCTTACGGCAATATGTGGCAAAATGACAACGACGACCAGGTGGTTACCTGCCGGGTAACCTGGCTGATGGAAGGCGCCAATGCAGGGTATTTCAGCGCCGATGGAACCCGCACATGGCAGGCTGACCAAAAGCCGGAACAGCCGATATTTTCCGCCCACTGGCATCAGGAAGACCCGGGTGTACTGCCAGCCGGAGATTGTACGGGTGCGGGCTCGCCTACAGGGTTTGCGGTGTATGAAAGTGAAGTTTTGGGCGAAAAATACCGGGGAATGCTGCTAAGTGTGGACGCAGGGCGAAATGTCATTTTCGCATACAAGCCCAAACCTAATGGTGCGGGATTCGAACTGGAAAGACATGATCTGATCACGACGATCGGTGGTTCGACGGAAGGTTATAAATGGAATGAAATATTTGAGGACACCCGACGCTGGTTTCGGCCAAGCGATGTAGTTGCGGGAACAGACGGCGCCCTGTACATGGCAGACTGGTATGACCCGGTCGTCGGTGGCCACCAGATGCACGACTCCATAGGATATGGCAGAATATTCAGAATCACGCCCAAAGGGAAAAAACTTACGCCTCCGGCACTTGATTTCACCACCATCTCCGGGCAGATAGAAGCGCTGAAAAACCCCTCAGTAAATGTGCGGAATCAGGGGTTTGTCCTGCTGAAAGATCAGGGAGATACGATTGTCGCCGTGATAAAGCCATTGCTCAGCGACCCTAATCCTGCCATTCGGGCCCGCGCCATCTGGCTGTTGGCCCAGCTTGGGCCGGAAGGGCAGACTGTTGTGGAAGAAATTCTGAAACAGGGAAAAGACCCGTTGGAAAGAATTACTGCCTATCGCGCATTGCGGGAAGCTGATCCTGAAAATCTCCTGGCTTACGCAGCCATTGCCGTCAATGATCCCTGGCCGGGTGTGCGACGAGAGGTGGCTGTTTCCCTGCGAATTATGCCCTGGGAGCGAAAAGAAAGCCTTGTGTTACGGTTGTTTGACCAGTATGAGGGCAATGACCGTTGGGAACTCGAAGCCCTCGGTATGGCAGCCGAAGGCGGAGAATCTGTCATATATCAGAAAATCACCCAAAACCTCGATCCGCTCAAATGGTCCGGGACTATTTCCCAAATCGCCTGGCGGCTTCACCCTGAGGAGGCTGTAACAGCCCTCAAGCAAAGAGCACTTGCAGAATTTGTTATTAGTCTGACAGAACGAAAACAAGCAATGGACGCCCTGGCATTTATTCCACAGCGGGAGGCCGCACTTGCCATGCAGGAAATTGCACAACATGGCGGCAAAGACATAGCGCCGCTCGCGTTATGGTGGGTGGAAAACAGGAAAAATAACGAATGGCAGGCCTGGGCAGCCGATTTGCCTGTACAGGCCGATGAATCAGGCGGAGCGGACTATCGAAGTCCCGATATAACCAGTCTGGGTTTAGGCACAAATGAAACAACAGCCGATGAAGCAATCTGGAATGCAGCGGCCATTGCGGCAACCACAGGCGACCCAGCAAAAGGCAAATCCACTTTTGAAAGAAGCTGTCTGACCTGCCACAAGCTGGGCGAACAGGGAAATGATATTGGCCCTGACCTAAGCCAGATTCACACCAAATTTGACCGAATCTCGCTGGTGGATGCGATAGTTAACCCTGGCGGTTCGATTGCTTTTGGCTATGAACCCACACAAATCGAAACCAAAAGCGGAGCAACATACTTTGGGTTTCTGCTGAGCGACGGTAATGTCAAAATGCTCAAAGAACTATCCGGCGAACGACGCGCTATTCGCAGTGAAGATATTCTCAAAAAAGAAAAACTCAACCAGAGCATTATGCCCATACCAGCCGGACTGGGGCTAAAGCCAGCTGATGTTGCGGATATAAGTGTTTATTTATTGAGCCGAAAATAG
- the paaC gene encoding 1,2-phenylacetyl-CoA epoxidase subunit PaaC: MNTEAIKDLLYRMADDKVILGHRNSEWVGIGPVLEEDIAFASMAQDEIGHAWSYFQLLEELGETDPDTNAFMRSAYEYRCCHLVEYPIGDYAFSLVRHYLFDMADKVRLKYLSEAAYKPLAQLAQKIAREEKYHQMHARVFLQQLGNSSEEANQKLQAALDEVYPIAFSIFEPTVHSETLANEGILPLEDSLMKEWRMEVETFLRDCRLHVPLADDMLEHFGGRSGHHTPWLSPLLAEMTEVFAIDPQAKW, encoded by the coding sequence ATGAATACCGAAGCGATCAAAGATTTGCTGTACCGCATGGCGGATGATAAAGTGATCCTTGGCCACCGCAATTCCGAATGGGTGGGTATTGGTCCCGTACTGGAAGAAGATATTGCCTTTGCCTCCATGGCGCAGGACGAGATCGGCCACGCCTGGTCTTATTTTCAGTTGCTGGAAGAACTCGGCGAAACAGATCCCGACACCAATGCATTTATGCGGTCGGCCTATGAATATCGCTGCTGCCATCTGGTCGAATACCCCATTGGCGACTATGCATTTAGCCTGGTGCGCCACTATTTGTTTGACATGGCCGACAAAGTGCGGCTAAAATATCTGAGCGAAGCCGCTTACAAACCTTTGGCCCAACTGGCACAAAAGATTGCCCGGGAGGAAAAGTATCACCAGATGCACGCAAGGGTATTCCTGCAGCAATTGGGTAATTCTTCCGAAGAGGCAAACCAGAAATTACAGGCTGCGCTCGATGAGGTGTATCCGATAGCTTTCAGCATATTTGAGCCGACGGTTCATAGTGAGACTTTGGCAAATGAGGGCATTTTACCACTGGAAGACAGTCTGATGAAAGAATGGCGGATGGAGGTGGAAACCTTTCTCCGCGATTGCCGGCTGCATGTACCGTTGGCAGACGATATGCTCGAACACTTTGGCGGAAGAAGCGGCCATCATACGCCCTGGCTTTCTCCACTTCTGGCTGAAATGACCGAAGTTTTTGCTATTGATCCGCAGGCTAAGTGGTGA
- a CDS encoding zinc ribbon domain-containing protein YjdM: protein MSDEMKPCPQCKSPYGYFTGGELYACPECGHEWNPQDLQEEDTLVVKDANGNLLQDGDSVIVMKNLPVKGSTAPIKAGTKVKNIRLTEGDHNIDCKIDGFGAMALKSEFVRKA from the coding sequence ATGTCTGACGAAATGAAACCCTGTCCCCAGTGTAAATCACCTTATGGATACTTTACCGGAGGGGAACTTTACGCCTGCCCGGAATGTGGTCATGAATGGAATCCGCAGGATTTGCAGGAAGAAGATACGCTGGTAGTAAAGGATGCCAATGGAAATCTGTTGCAGGATGGTGATTCGGTGATTGTAATGAAAAATTTACCCGTAAAAGGATCCACTGCTCCCATAAAGGCCGGTACCAAAGTGAAAAACATCCGGCTGACCGAAGGAGATCATAATATTGATTGCAAAATTGATGGTTTTGGAGCTATGGCTTTAAAATCGGAGTTTGTCAGAAAAGCCTGA
- a CDS encoding cytochrome c peroxidase produces MKNKYPSTILIFFVITLVSRCSISEPDETRISSEKLQKKKALAALNIHSALPEIAKAPKNNIPDAEKTELGRLLFYDPILSGDKDVACATCHHPGNGYAEYRDISIGVNGKGFASKRVFNTPNNIPFVKRNAHTILNAAFNGISTSNQYLPEDAPMFWDSRVKSLEKQALEPILALEEMRGTHFSKEEILAEVVNRLKGIPKYAALFQAAFPEPDPINADNIGKSIAAFERTLITANTRFDQYMRGDSSAISLAEKEGFMLFKRVGCGNCHNGPMFSDYKTHVLGVPQNTKLSEPDKGTNDEYAFRTASLRNLRFTAPYMHNGTFNTLKEVLEFYEDMADGKSRNEEITKQQFDPLIKELKLTVKEMGPIISFLNALSDSEFDKDIPQSVPSGLAVGGNID; encoded by the coding sequence ATGAAGAACAAGTATCCCAGCACTATTTTGATTTTTTTTGTCATTACGTTAGTAAGCCGATGTTCCATCTCTGAACCGGATGAAACCAGAATCAGTTCAGAAAAATTACAAAAAAAGAAAGCTTTAGCGGCTTTAAATATCCATAGCGCTTTACCCGAGATCGCAAAAGCCCCCAAAAACAACATTCCGGATGCCGAAAAAACAGAATTAGGCAGGTTATTATTTTACGATCCGATTTTATCCGGGGACAAAGATGTCGCCTGTGCAACCTGTCATCACCCCGGCAATGGTTATGCAGAATATAGAGATATATCCATAGGGGTAAATGGAAAAGGGTTTGCCAGCAAAAGGGTCTTTAATACGCCCAATAATATTCCATTTGTAAAACGAAATGCACATACAATCCTTAATGCTGCATTTAATGGGATCAGTACATCTAACCAATACCTCCCGGAGGACGCACCAATGTTTTGGGATTCACGGGTAAAAAGTCTGGAGAAACAGGCATTGGAGCCCATTCTGGCACTTGAAGAAATGAGAGGGACTCATTTTTCGAAGGAGGAGATATTAGCCGAGGTGGTAAACAGGTTAAAAGGTATCCCAAAGTATGCCGCACTATTCCAAGCGGCATTTCCTGAACCCGACCCCATCAATGCAGATAATATCGGAAAATCAATCGCAGCCTTCGAGCGAACTTTAATAACTGCCAATACCCGGTTTGATCAATATATGAGAGGAGACTCCAGCGCGATCTCATTAGCTGAAAAAGAAGGGTTTATGTTGTTTAAAAGAGTCGGTTGTGGTAATTGTCATAATGGACCCATGTTTTCTGATTATAAAACTCACGTATTAGGAGTACCACAAAACACGAAATTATCGGAACCCGATAAAGGGACAAATGATGAGTATGCATTTCGAACAGCCAGTTTGCGGAACCTTCGGTTTACGGCGCCCTATATGCACAACGGAACTTTTAATACGTTAAAAGAAGTATTGGAATTTTATGAAGATATGGCAGATGGTAAAAGCAGAAATGAAGAAATAACAAAACAGCAATTTGATCCCTTAATAAAAGAATTGAAGTTGACGGTAAAGGAAATGGGGCCCATCATCTCTTTTCTGAATGCGTTAAGTGATTCTGAATTTGACAAAGACATCCCGCAGTCCGTCCCCAGCGGTCTGGCGGTAGGAGGAAATATCGATTAG